The following coding sequences are from one Candidatus Binataceae bacterium window:
- the grxC gene encoding glutaredoxin 3, translating into MAKVEVYTTEYCPYCVRAKSLLTHKGVAFEEIDVTDDPVRRAKMVERAGGRRTVPEIFINGKIIGGYDELRALEQRGELDALLKEPG; encoded by the coding sequence GTGGCCAAAGTCGAGGTTTACACGACGGAGTACTGCCCCTACTGCGTACGAGCCAAATCCTTACTGACGCACAAGGGTGTCGCCTTCGAGGAAATCGACGTAACCGATGACCCGGTGCGGCGCGCGAAGATGGTCGAACGGGCGGGCGGCCGGCGTACGGTACCCGAAATCTTCATCAACGGCAAAATTATTGGCGGCTACGACGAACTGCGCGCGCTTGAACAGCGGGGCGAACTGGATGCGCTGCTGAAGGAGCCGGGATGA
- a CDS encoding TIGR04283 family arsenosugar biosynthesis glycosyltransferase → MKQLSVIVPMLNEERAIARTLEALAVGAPGAEIIVVDGGSADRSIEEARPRCTTLLSAPRGRARQMNAGAAAAHGDTLAFVHADTLVPRNFARDIDAALATPTVVGGRFDVRLEDPAPLMRLIGWLISVRSRLSHTGTGDQALFVRREVFARLGGYREIELCEDLDFARRLKRAGRVACLRSCVVTSARRWHRGGVLRTVLQMWLIRAAFLMGVSPARLARLYTDAR, encoded by the coding sequence GTGAAACAGCTCTCGGTTATCGTGCCGATGCTCAACGAGGAGCGCGCCATCGCGCGCACGCTCGAGGCGCTCGCGGTTGGCGCACCCGGTGCCGAGATAATCGTCGTGGACGGCGGCAGCGCAGACCGCAGCATCGAGGAGGCGCGTCCGCGATGCACAACACTGCTAAGTGCGCCCCGCGGGCGGGCGCGCCAGATGAACGCGGGCGCCGCCGCCGCCCACGGCGATACGCTGGCGTTCGTGCACGCCGACACGCTCGTGCCGCGCAACTTCGCGCGTGACATCGACGCCGCGCTCGCCACTCCAACCGTGGTCGGCGGCCGTTTCGACGTGCGGCTGGAGGATCCGGCGCCGCTAATGCGCCTTATCGGATGGCTTATCAGCGTGCGCTCGCGGCTCAGCCACACCGGCACCGGCGATCAGGCGTTGTTCGTGCGGCGCGAGGTCTTCGCGCGGCTCGGCGGCTATCGCGAAATCGAGCTGTGCGAGGACCTCGACTTCGCGCGCCGGCTCAAGCGCGCAGGCCGCGTCGCCTGCCTGCGTTCATGCGTGGTGACCTCGGCGCGGCGATGGCATCGCGGCGGCGTGCTCCGGACCGTGCTCCAGATGTGGCTCATCCGCGCCGCGTTCCTGATGGGCGTCTCGCCGGCGCGCCTGGCGCGGCTGTATACAGACGCGCGCTGA
- the purN gene encoding phosphoribosylglycinamide formyltransferase → MKQRPPVRLGVLISGTGTNLQAIIDAIERNELRAEIRLVVSNRPAAQGLERARRHGIPARVIEHRRFAAREDFDRALAAALNEHGVELVACAGFMRLLSPVMLAAFPDRIMNIHPALLPAFPGIDAQKAALEYGVRIAGCTVFFVREGVDDGPIIVQAAVPVMPGDDEERLSKRILAQEHRIYPLAIRLYQEGRLKIEGRRVIIAPAPDAAESAVDEHQALLNPPPTASRSH, encoded by the coding sequence ATGAAGCAACGGCCGCCGGTTAGGCTGGGGGTGCTGATTTCCGGCACCGGCACCAATTTGCAGGCTATAATCGACGCCATCGAGCGCAACGAGTTGCGTGCTGAAATCCGCCTCGTCGTCTCGAACCGCCCCGCCGCCCAGGGACTCGAGCGTGCGCGCCGCCACGGTATCCCTGCCCGCGTCATCGAGCATCGCCGCTTTGCCGCGCGCGAAGATTTCGACCGCGCCTTGGCCGCGGCGCTGAACGAGCATGGTGTCGAGCTAGTCGCCTGCGCCGGGTTCATGCGCCTGCTCTCGCCCGTGATGCTCGCCGCCTTTCCCGACCGCATCATGAATATCCATCCCGCGCTGCTGCCCGCCTTCCCCGGAATTGACGCGCAGAAGGCGGCGCTCGAATACGGCGTGCGGATCGCAGGATGCACGGTGTTTTTTGTGCGCGAGGGCGTGGACGACGGCCCGATTATCGTACAGGCGGCGGTGCCGGTGATGCCCGGCGACGACGAGGAGCGCCTGAGCAAGCGCATCCTCGCCCAGGAGCATCGCATCTATCCGCTGGCGATCCGGCTGTATCAGGAAGGCCGGCTCAAAATCGAAGGCCGCCGCGTAATTATCGCGCCGGCGCCGGACGCCGCCGAGTCCGCCGTTGACGAGCATCAGGCCTTGCTCAATCCGCCTCCCACTGCCTCGCGCTCTCACTGA
- the purM gene encoding phosphoribosylformylglycinamidine cyclo-ligase gives MAHGLTYKAAGIDIELKQRLVPMFRRLARPTLGAQVLEGIGGFGALVSLDGARAMRSPVLVAGTDGVGTKLKIAFLTGRHDTVGIDCVAMCVNDIVCHAARPLFFLDYIATGKLSSAVALALVKGVARGCRMAGMSLVGGETAQMPGFYRPGEYDIAGFAVGVAERARIPRPERIGAGDVLIGLASSGLHSNGFSLARRVLLERARLRLNGRVSELGCTLGEELLRPTKIYAKIAVELFERFPIRGLANITGGGVIENLPRVLPRGARAVIRRGSWQVPPIFDLIARLGRIDTAEMDRTFNNGLGMIAVVPSAAADAVVAHLRRRRTPARVVGEIRRGERGVVIG, from the coding sequence GATATCGAGCTCAAGCAGCGGCTGGTGCCGATGTTCCGGCGGCTGGCGCGACCGACGCTCGGCGCGCAGGTGCTGGAGGGGATCGGCGGCTTCGGCGCGCTGGTAAGCCTCGACGGCGCACGCGCGATGCGCTCGCCGGTGCTGGTCGCCGGCACCGACGGCGTCGGCACCAAGCTCAAGATCGCCTTTCTCACCGGCCGCCACGACACGGTCGGTATCGACTGCGTCGCGATGTGCGTCAACGACATCGTATGCCACGCCGCGCGGCCGCTCTTCTTCCTGGACTACATCGCGACCGGCAAGCTCAGCTCCGCCGTCGCGCTGGCGCTGGTCAAGGGTGTGGCGCGCGGATGCCGGATGGCCGGGATGAGCCTGGTTGGGGGCGAAACCGCGCAGATGCCGGGCTTCTATCGCCCGGGCGAATACGACATCGCGGGCTTCGCCGTGGGGGTCGCCGAGCGCGCGCGGATCCCGCGCCCCGAGCGGATCGGGGCGGGCGACGTGCTGATAGGCCTGGCCTCCAGCGGACTGCACTCCAACGGCTTCTCGCTCGCGCGCAGGGTGCTGCTCGAGCGCGCGCGGCTCAGACTTAATGGGCGTGTGTCGGAACTCGGATGCACGCTGGGCGAGGAGCTGCTGCGCCCGACCAAGATTTACGCAAAAATCGCGGTGGAACTTTTCGAACGCTTTCCGATTCGCGGGCTTGCCAATATCACCGGCGGCGGCGTGATCGAAAACCTGCCGCGCGTCCTGCCCCGGGGAGCACGAGCCGTGATCCGCCGCGGCAGCTGGCAGGTGCCGCCGATCTTCGACCTCATTGCGCGGCTCGGACGAATCGACACCGCCGAGATGGACCGCACGTTCAACAACGGCCTGGGGATGATCGCCGTCGTGCCGAGCGCGGCCGCCGACGCGGTCGTGGCTCATCTGCGCCGCCGGCGCACGCCCGCTCGCGTCGTGGGCGAAATCAGACGTGGTGAACGCGGCGTGGTGATAGGCTGA